In Fervidobacterium sp., the sequence TTTGGAAGAGGTAAGAATTATAACAAAAATGCCTGATTTTCGTGGAACAATAGTTGATGTGGGCGGTCCAACCGCGAATATGTTTGGATACAATTGTGATCTTAGGCGAACAAGAGGGCAATGTCAGAAACATTGTCTGTATCCCAGTGTTTGTAGGACGATTAAGAACAGTAATAATGCAGCAAGATTTATTGAATTACTTGAGAAAATCAAACTCATACCAGGTGTAAAACATGTATTTATTGGTTCGGGAATAAGACACGATCTCATCATGGATTCAGACGATTGTGATTATATTATTAAAAAACTTGTTGATTTTACATCAGGACAACTCAAGCTCGCTCCGGAGCACGCGCACCCTGAAGTATTAAAGCTTATGAGAAAGCCACCTATCGAGGTTTTCATTGAATTCAAAAAAATATTTGAAGAAGAAGCAAAGAAAAAGGGACAAAAAAAGTACGTCATTGGTTATTTCATAGTAGGGCATCCAGGTGAAGGTGAGCAAGAAAACGAATTTTTGAAGAAGTTCATAATCAAACATTTGGGGTATATACCACAGCAAGTACAGATTTTTACTCCGACCCCCGGTACGTTAAGTACAACAATGTATTATACACAGAAAGATCCGATTACCAATAGAGAAGTTTATGTAGAGAAACGTGATAAACTTAGGGAAAAGTTCAAAGAAAATATAGTGGGAATTAGACAAAGACTTTCTCCACATACGGACTTGTAAATGCTCTGAGTGCGCATCCATAACTCATGCGGAACTTTACAATATCGCCAACTCTAAAATCTTTGTAGCATTCCGTGACATCGACTATCAAATGATCACTTGATGCATGTAAAATTTTCAGGCATTCGTCCAAAGGCTTTAATCCATCTGGTTTAACGTCTTGTTCACCAACTGCGATGATTATACGTCTTCTGTAACCTTTATCTTCAAACGTAGGTGTCCGGCCAAATGCATCTTTTCCGGTCTCCCCGTATGGCACCGATGGCTTATAGTCTACTTCAATTACCTCTGCCTCTAATATCACAGTATCTTGATGTAAATATGGTATATCTCTATCACCTGTTGCATCTGTTCCCAGTATTAACCCTTCTCCAACTCTAAACTGGTTGATTCCAGACGGAAGCGTACCGTTTTCAAGCATTTTTAACGTTACGGTACTTCCTCCACTTATTTTTAGTTCAAAACCAAGAAGATTTTCAAGTTTTCTTTTTATTTCAATGAGTATTCTCATATTCTCCAGCGTGGGTAAAACTCCTCCATAACAGCCTACGTTTGTACCTACTCCTATTATCTTTGCGTATTTTAATTTCTTTGCAACTTCATATATCTCGTCAACCGCGTTTTCAAACCAAACGCCTTCCCTTAGATCTCCTACATCGACCATGTAGATTAACTGTACGTTTTTTTGCAGTTCAAGTGCTATCTTATCTATTTCATATGCTGTAGCTGGCATTGAAACTAAAATTTCATCGACATACTTTACTGCAGTTGGTAACTCTGAGAGCATGGGGATTCTAAGTAATTGGAAAGGACCTGGAACATTGTTTTCAACTAAACTAATTATGTTTCTCAACCTCGAATCACCAAGCTTGTCAACACCGTTTTCTCTAATTGCCTTCGCTATTTTTGGATTTGCAAGAACAAGTTTTGTTACACCTACTAACTCTATTCCAGCATTATGACACATTTCCGCTATCTTTCTTGAATTGAATATGATTTTATCTAAACTGATGTTCAATCTTGGGTAATTTGTCTCAAACATAAACTGTTCACCCCTCTTTGAAAAAATATTCAAAGTACAAAACATGTGATATAATATACTTAAAATACACCAGATATTTTAAACTATACTATTATGCTTGTAAACTGCAATTGTAGGAGGGATTTTTGGTGGATAGAGAAGTAAAAGAAGCTTTTGATTTTATAAAAACCATGGTTAAGAATAATCCAAAAATAGCCCTTATTCTTGGTTCTGGACTAGGTTTTCTATCAGATTTTGTTGAGAACAAAGTAGAAATTTTGTACCAAGATATACCAAATTTTCCTTATTCAACTGCACCTGGACATGAGGGAAAACTTGTATTTGGAACGTTGTTTGGTAAAGAGGTTGTTGTTTTAAGCGGAAGGTTTCACATATACGAAGGTTGGAAACCTTCCGACATAAAGATAGTTGTACATACTTTGAAATTAATAGGGATAGAAAGAATGCTCGTTACCAACGCAGCTGGTGCTATTAACGTATCTTACAACCCTGGCGACATTATAATTGTTAAGGATATTATAAATTTCATGTTTAGAAATCCTTTGAGAGGTCCAAATGATGATGATATTGGTCCTCGTTTTCCAGATATGCTCGGTGCCTTCGATAAAATATGGATGGGTAGGTTAAAGGAAATTTATCCAAACATAAAAGAGGGAGTCTACGTAGGTGTCACAGGTCCTACATATGAAACACCAGCGGAAATAAGAGCCTTTAGAAAGATAGGAGCAGATCTTGTTGGAATGTCCACAGTCCCTGAGTTAATCGCCTGTGCACATGTTGGTATCAAGGCTTTAGTACTTTCTTGTGCAACAAATATGGCAGCTGGTGTACTTGAGAAGCCTCTTTCTCATGAAGAAGTTATGGAAGTAGCAAGCGAAGTAAAGGAAAAGTTCATAGAAATAGTCAAAAAGGCTTTGGAGGTAGTTTGAAAATGAATAGGGATTTCTTAAATATAGTTGCAGAATTAAATACGGCTTTTAAGGTTCTTGTTGTTGGTCATATAATGCCAGACGGAGACGATGTAAGTTCTGTGCTAAGTGCTATGTATGGTTTGAAAAGGCTTGGGAAAGAAGTAATCGCCGGAATTGACTGGAAAATACCTTGGTACTTTTATGAATTTGAAGAGGTTTCTCAAATACAATCGTATGATACAGTAAGTGAAATGAAATTTGATCCAGATGTTGTGTTGGTTGTTGATGTATCCAGTCCAGATAGAGTTGGTAGGTTTCAGGAATTTTTCAACAATAAGAAAGTGTTCGTAGTTGATCATCACGGAACAAATACATTTTTTGGTACTTACAATTGGATTGATACAAAATTTGGTTCAACTGCTCAGATGATTTTGAGGATAAATACAGAGCTGGGTGTTCAATACGATGAGCGTTTAGCAACGTTAAACCTCATGGGGATAGCCACCGATACTGGATTTTTCAGATACACCAACGCAGACGAAATTGTCTTTTCAGATGCTACAAAGCTTGTATCACTTGGTGGAAAGATGCATTTGATTTCAAGAATTTTTGAAAACAAACGCATCGAGCAATTCAAATTGCTTTCAACTATGATCGAACACATGAGAATGGAGCTTGATGGGATGATAGTGTATTCATACCTTTCTAAACAAGATTACGAGAATAACAATTGCACAGAAGATGATAGTGGAGGTTTTGTAAGTGAACTAAGGTCAATTCGTGGCGTTGAACTTGCGATTTTCCTATCTGAATATGAATTTGGGGAAGTACACGTAAGTCTTAGATCAAGAGACTGGTTTGATTGTAGCAGACTTGCTGTTTTACTTGGTGGTGGAGGTCATCCGAGAGCCGCAGGTTGTACACTTAAAGGAAATCTTGAGTCTATCGTGGAAGAAGTTATTAGAGAAGCTAAGAATATGTTTGTTTCCCAAAAAGCTTTGCAGTTTTGAAATTATTTAATGTCAGAATCCTTAATATTATTCAGGGGGGAATTTAGTATTATCTTGAACTCAAATAGTATGGTGTTTTTTAGGGAAGTATACTCCGGAAGTGAGTATATAGAAAGTTCTTTGTACGATATTAACAATAAATATTTAGTAAGGGTAATCCCAAAAAAATTCATCGATTCGTTCTTGGATTTTGTTGTCCATGTAAATCAGTTTACGCACATTCCAAATACGTTCTTACCAACAACTGTTGAATCCAAAGGTGAAAACATTATTGTTAAGTTCAAGTATTTTAATGAAAAACCTTTAACAGAAATAATTGATAAACTTTCAGAAGAAGATTTAAATGAGATAGTAAAAGAACTTTTGAACTATCTGTATGGTGTTATCAATGGAATATATCCCCCCGTTCCATGCATTTCTTTAGATGATATATTTGTTTACGCAGGGCAATTTTTCTTTTTACCACCATTGATACAATCGAAAAATGTACTAAGCAAAATTTTGAAAAAGAGCAACGTAAACAGCTTATTCGTCGCCCCTGAGTTCCTCAAAGAAGGAGTTTGCAATGATAAATCCACCTTTTATGCCATCGGAAAATTTATCCAAACTCTTGACAAGGACAAAAAATATGAAAGCTTAACAGAAAACTTGACATTAGATGATCCTGAGAAACGAAACATAACCCCAGAATTAATTGATAAGCTCGTAACTTACAATAGGAATTTGGTACGAGAAATTGAACCAATAATCAGAGACAAAATATCTGAGACAAGACAGCATTATCATACGATCGAAATTCATGGAGCAAGCTATAATGAATTTAAAAGCATCTTGGGAGCTATTTATAAGGAATTTGCTCGGCTTGAAAGTTCGTTGTTCATTTGCGTTGAAGATGATTTTACAAATATTCCAAGGCAGTTACTTGCTAAATACAAGCATCTGTTGAATCCTGACGAATTAGAAATTCTTTATCCAACACTTTATGCAAACACAAAGTTTAATAGCATATTGCCAGTGCTAATTGGTGTCTTGAATAGAGCAAAGTTTGTATTTTTGTGCGTAGAAGACGTTGACAACGGTGACTACCTTATCAGGACGTTTTTGAGTCATCTTCGCACAATTAGAATGGAGTCCAAGATAATTGTCATAACAAGAAACTCAAGTCGACCAGATGTGAAGTTAACTGTCAAAAACATATCGCAAAAATACAAATGTAATAAAATAACAAATGGTAAAGAGAAAATATTAGCCGTACTTGGGCAAAGATTTAAGCAATTGGAAATGATTTTACTTGAAAAAATCACAAATGAAGATCTCGAAAAATACTTGAAAAGATACTTAAAAAGAGGAATAATCTCGAAAGAAGGCAATGAGTACGTGTTTGACGAAAATGTATGGAACTCTATTTACAATCAAATTCCGCTGGAAGAACGGGTAAGTTTACACTTGAGTTTAGCAAAAAAATTGGTTAGTTTATCAGACCCGTTTAACCTTTCTTTACTTAAGAGCTCATTCCATTACATTATGGCTGGAAAGGAAATTTCAGCGGTTATTGTGTGCTTAAAATTCGTTAAGAAGAACCTTGAAACTTACACTTTTTCAACCGAAAGAATGAAAGATGCACTTTTTTCTGCATATGAAATATTAAAAAAACACAACAGGATTGATTCTTACGCATTTAATTCGATATTGCTCAGGTTTAGATATCAATCTTTGGAGGAACTTGACAATATCGTATTGAGCTTACCTGAGGGCAAAATTAATAATTTCCTTATTTTGCTTGAGAATTTCGTGAATGAAAACCATAAACAAGTCATCGTAGAATTCGAAAGGTCATTTGAAAAACCTTACATTTGGAGTGCTAAAAGAAGAAATTTCAAACAACTTAAGGCATATCTGCTATATCAATATTCGTATTACAATCTGAATGATACAATAGAGGACAAAGATTTTTTAAAAGATCTGTTTGAAAATATCCCGGAGATCAATAACGAGTGGACAAAATTGAAAAGTGAATATATCTTACTGTATATACTCTTCCTAATTTACAAAAATAGGAGCGAAGCAATTAAGTACGCTGAAAAAGCAAAACAGTTGATAGAAAAAAGTGGAGCAAAATATTTAATGATTAGACTGGAAAACGCAGTAGGTACACTGAACGATATGGCAGCGATTTCCATAGAAAATTTTAAACGTGCAATACAAATATCCTTAGAGATCGGTTATTCAAAACGTTCATTAGTTCCTTATGTAAACCTTTTACGTTCATTACTTTATTTTGGTTTTATTGAGGAACTAAAAGAAGAAATAAAGAAGACTCAAGGCTATGTTTCGCTTTGGAGGAATGCGTCAGACTTAGCATTTTATTACAGAATATTAGCCTTTTTACCAATGTATGAACAAAAACATGATGAGGCAGACGAATCCTTGAAAAGAGCCTTGGATTTTGAAAGATCCAACAATTTACAGCAAGCGTCGTTGAGAGGGATCATACTTAATGAACTTTTGTGTGGTAATTTTGAAGCTGCCAAAAAGGTTGCGCTTGAAAACATAGATAACCCTGCTGTCAAAACACGTGCCTTTGAATATCTCATCGAAATGCTTCTTGCGAAAGATGACGAAGAATTCAAAAATGTATGGATTGAATACAGAAACTCTCCATACCACCTTTTGAGAGAAGAGATACTCTACATCTTTTCAGATAGGATATCAGAGTTAGACGAAGAAGGATTTTTAAAGGAGATAAGAGCTTGGGAAGACACCTATACTTCTGGTGGTGTAAATCTTTCCTTATTTTACATCTTGCTTGCAAAGTATAGATATCTTGAAAGAAAAGGAAACAAAGTACGAAGTGAGTTTATCAGATCTGAAATATGCAACTTGGCAGAGATAATGAAGAGTTTTCAGCACCCTTTTTTGTACAAGTGTTCAAGCGCAGATGTGGGTGGCGTAAATTCTATACTACACACTCTTAAACGTCTTGATTTAAATGTATCATTAAGTAATTTTGTCAAGCTTTTTGCAAGTGAAATATATCGTCTTTTTAAGGCACAAAGATTTAGTATAGGAATTTTTGATAGTTTTAGTAACATTAGCTATGAAATGTCTAACACTAATAAGATACCTGAGAATGAGG encodes:
- a CDS encoding purine-nucleoside phosphorylase; translation: MDREVKEAFDFIKTMVKNNPKIALILGSGLGFLSDFVENKVEILYQDIPNFPYSTAPGHEGKLVFGTLFGKEVVVLSGRFHIYEGWKPSDIKIVVHTLKLIGIERMLVTNAAGAINVSYNPGDIIIVKDIINFMFRNPLRGPNDDDIGPRFPDMLGAFDKIWMGRLKEIYPNIKEGVYVGVTGPTYETPAEIRAFRKIGADLVGMSTVPELIACAHVGIKALVLSCATNMAAGVLEKPLSHEEVMEVASEVKEKFIEIVKKALEVV
- a CDS encoding GGDEF domain-containing protein; this encodes MNSNSMVFFREVYSGSEYIESSLYDINNKYLVRVIPKKFIDSFLDFVVHVNQFTHIPNTFLPTTVESKGENIIVKFKYFNEKPLTEIIDKLSEEDLNEIVKELLNYLYGVINGIYPPVPCISLDDIFVYAGQFFFLPPLIQSKNVLSKILKKSNVNSLFVAPEFLKEGVCNDKSTFYAIGKFIQTLDKDKKYESLTENLTLDDPEKRNITPELIDKLVTYNRNLVREIEPIIRDKISETRQHYHTIEIHGASYNEFKSILGAIYKEFARLESSLFICVEDDFTNIPRQLLAKYKHLLNPDELEILYPTLYANTKFNSILPVLIGVLNRAKFVFLCVEDVDNGDYLIRTFLSHLRTIRMESKIIVITRNSSRPDVKLTVKNISQKYKCNKITNGKEKILAVLGQRFKQLEMILLEKITNEDLEKYLKRYLKRGIISKEGNEYVFDENVWNSIYNQIPLEERVSLHLSLAKKLVSLSDPFNLSLLKSSFHYIMAGKEISAVIVCLKFVKKNLETYTFSTERMKDALFSAYEILKKHNRIDSYAFNSILLRFRYQSLEELDNIVLSLPEGKINNFLILLENFVNENHKQVIVEFERSFEKPYIWSAKRRNFKQLKAYLLYQYSYYNLNDTIEDKDFLKDLFENIPEINNEWTKLKSEYILLYILFLIYKNRSEAIKYAEKAKQLIEKSGAKYLMIRLENAVGTLNDMAAISIENFKRAIQISLEIGYSKRSLVPYVNLLRSLLYFGFIEELKEEIKKTQGYVSLWRNASDLAFYYRILAFLPMYEQKHDEADESLKRALDFERSNNLQQASLRGIILNELLCGNFEAAKKVALENIDNPAVKTRAFEYLIEMLLAKDDEEFKNVWIEYRNSPYHLLREEILYIFSDRISELDEEGFLKEIRAWEDTYTSGGVNLSLFYILLAKYRYLERKGNKVRSEFIRSEICNLAEIMKSFQHPFLYKCSSADVGGVNSILHTLKRLDLNVSLSNFVKLFASEIYRLFKAQRFSIGIFDSFSNISYEMSNTNKIPENEVFNLHPFELLIKDRIDEYSYYHIYIYSEELAFPKEESLEDIITLVEELFTGQLKGIIFRERASIDSLTGLYNRWKLNQLIDEKLDKKTDVFSIFIMDIDDFKKINDSYGHIVGDKVLIEIANLLKNLNVNDNVVARYGGEEFVGLICSKKAVALKICKEIKSLIAKTMNDKFGFEVTVSIGIADSTEKNTRSELLGLADQRLYEAKNSGKNTIVTD
- a CDS encoding alanine/ornithine racemase family PLP-dependent enzyme, which gives rise to MFETNYPRLNISLDKIIFNSRKIAEMCHNAGIELVGVTKLVLANPKIAKAIRENGVDKLGDSRLRNIISLVENNVPGPFQLLRIPMLSELPTAVKYVDEILVSMPATAYEIDKIALELQKNVQLIYMVDVGDLREGVWFENAVDEIYEVAKKLKYAKIIGVGTNVGCYGGVLPTLENMRILIEIKRKLENLLGFELKISGGSTVTLKMLENGTLPSGINQFRVGEGLILGTDATGDRDIPYLHQDTVILEAEVIEVDYKPSVPYGETGKDAFGRTPTFEDKGYRRRIIIAVGEQDVKPDGLKPLDECLKILHASSDHLIVDVTECYKDFRVGDIVKFRMSYGCALRAFTSPYVEKVFV
- a CDS encoding bifunctional oligoribonuclease/PAP phosphatase NrnA; translation: MNRDFLNIVAELNTAFKVLVVGHIMPDGDDVSSVLSAMYGLKRLGKEVIAGIDWKIPWYFYEFEEVSQIQSYDTVSEMKFDPDVVLVVDVSSPDRVGRFQEFFNNKKVFVVDHHGTNTFFGTYNWIDTKFGSTAQMILRINTELGVQYDERLATLNLMGIATDTGFFRYTNADEIVFSDATKLVSLGGKMHLISRIFENKRIEQFKLLSTMIEHMRMELDGMIVYSYLSKQDYENNNCTEDDSGGFVSELRSIRGVELAIFLSEYEFGEVHVSLRSRDWFDCSRLAVLLGGGGHPRAAGCTLKGNLESIVEEVIREAKNMFVSQKALQF